A window from Methanomicrobia archaeon encodes these proteins:
- a CDS encoding rhomboid family intramembrane serine protease, with translation MARTRRMCTVCGKPALYRCKYCGDTLCKSHLQPEMHWCVGIEAYKRDRAAQGTSAIPLEFPQERRGFGRDKSIYKRPPWGIFAGNYSFLLMFLISISFVVQLLVPAYTEYFKLVPALVTARPWTLITHIFLHGNFEHFFFNMLFFVFFGPVLERKIGSSKFLVVFFISGIVAGIGWSFTTSHPLVAVVGASGALSGIFATLAVLMPRMKVYLFFFIPMEMWLTVILFALIDFAMMGSGDMIAHTAHLSGLFFGLFVGMLLKGSPTRV, from the coding sequence TGGCACGAACACGACGCATGTGCACCGTCTGCGGCAAACCGGCGTTGTATAGATGCAAGTACTGCGGCGATACCCTGTGTAAGAGTCATCTCCAGCCGGAAATGCACTGGTGCGTTGGAATCGAAGCGTATAAACGTGATCGTGCAGCCCAGGGCACATCTGCCATTCCTTTAGAATTCCCGCAGGAACGACGGGGTTTTGGACGGGATAAGAGCATTTATAAAAGACCCCCCTGGGGCATCTTTGCTGGAAACTATTCGTTCCTGCTTATGTTCCTCATTTCCATCTCGTTTGTCGTGCAATTACTTGTCCCCGCATACACCGAGTATTTTAAACTCGTTCCGGCACTTGTAACGGCAAGGCCTTGGACGTTAATAACGCATATCTTCCTCCACGGCAACTTCGAACATTTCTTCTTTAACATGCTCTTCTTCGTCTTCTTCGGCCCGGTACTGGAGCGGAAGATCGGGAGTTCGAAATTTTTGGTGGTGTTTTTTATCTCAGGGATCGTTGCGGGCATTGGCTGGAGTTTCACTACCTCTCACCCTTTAGTGGCCGTTGTAGGCGCAAGCGGGGCGTTAAGCGGGATATTCGCGACCCTCGCGGTGTTGATGCCGCGGATGAAAGTGTACCTTTTCTTCTTTATACCGATGGAGATGTGGCTCACCGTGATTTTATTCGCGCTCATCGATTTCGCAATGATGGGTTCCGGCGACATGATTGCCCATACCGCGCATTTGTCAGGTCTCTTTTTCGGATTGTTTGTAGGTATGTTATTGAAAGGATCGCCCACACGGGTATAG